One genomic window of Paeniglutamicibacter sp. Y32M11 includes the following:
- the allB gene encoding allantoinase AllB yields MGNTELTEATRPRTEENTGADFDLVIRGERIVTGAGTVAREVGIRDGKIVAIEPLGNNLSGARVIELSAEEVLIPGLVDTHVHVNEPGRTEWEGFESATKAAAAGGVTTIVDMPLNSIPPTVNVEALELKQDAARAKAFVDVGFWGGAIPGNKTELRKLHDAGVFGFKCFLLHSGVEEFPYLEPDEMEEDMSEIVSFDSMMLVHAEDSRAIDRAPNAEGDHYDRFLASRPRGAENVAVAEVIERARWTGARAHILHLSSSDALPMIESAKRDGVKLTVETCPHYLTLLAEEIPNGATAFKCCPPIREASNRELLWKGLQDGIIDCIVSDHSPSTLDLKDIENGDFGVAWGGVASLQLGLALIWTEAKRRGIKLETVLSWMSERPAQIAGLHHKGAITLGNDADFAFFAPDDSFVVDVNQLHHKNPISPYQGKVLAGKVRRTFVRGTEVDFKTPQGQLIRRGEV; encoded by the coding sequence ATGGGCAACACCGAGCTCACCGAGGCAACGAGACCACGGACGGAAGAAAACACGGGCGCGGACTTCGACCTGGTGATCCGCGGCGAGCGGATCGTCACCGGCGCCGGAACCGTCGCCCGTGAAGTCGGCATCCGCGACGGCAAGATCGTCGCCATCGAGCCCCTGGGCAACAACCTCTCCGGCGCCCGGGTCATCGAGCTCAGTGCCGAGGAGGTACTGATCCCGGGCCTAGTCGACACCCACGTGCACGTCAACGAGCCGGGCCGCACCGAGTGGGAGGGTTTCGAATCGGCGACCAAGGCCGCGGCCGCGGGCGGGGTGACCACCATCGTGGATATGCCGCTGAACTCCATCCCGCCGACCGTCAACGTCGAGGCCCTGGAGCTCAAGCAGGACGCGGCCCGGGCCAAGGCCTTCGTGGACGTCGGATTCTGGGGTGGTGCCATCCCGGGCAACAAGACCGAGCTGCGCAAGCTCCACGACGCGGGCGTCTTTGGCTTCAAGTGCTTCCTGCTGCACTCCGGCGTCGAGGAATTCCCGTACCTCGAACCGGACGAAATGGAAGAGGACATGAGTGAGATCGTCTCCTTCGACTCGATGATGCTGGTTCATGCCGAGGATTCGCGCGCGATCGACCGCGCCCCGAACGCCGAGGGCGACCACTACGACCGGTTCCTGGCCTCGCGTCCGCGCGGCGCCGAGAACGTGGCGGTGGCCGAGGTCATTGAGCGTGCCCGTTGGACCGGGGCCCGAGCCCACATCCTGCACCTGTCCTCCTCCGACGCGCTGCCGATGATCGAATCGGCCAAGCGCGACGGCGTGAAGCTGACCGTGGAGACCTGCCCGCACTACCTCACGCTGCTGGCCGAGGAGATCCCCAACGGCGCCACGGCGTTCAAGTGCTGCCCGCCGATTCGCGAGGCCTCCAACCGCGAACTGCTCTGGAAGGGCCTGCAGGACGGGATCATCGACTGCATCGTCTCGGATCACTCGCCCTCCACACTGGATTTGAAGGACATCGAAAACGGCGACTTCGGCGTGGCCTGGGGCGGGGTGGCTTCGCTACAGCTGGGCCTGGCGCTGATCTGGACCGAGGCCAAGCGCCGCGGCATCAAGCTGGAGACCGTGCTGAGCTGGATGTCCGAGCGACCGGCCCAAATCGCCGGCCTGCACCACAAGGGTGCGATCACGCTGGGCAACGACGCCGACTTCGCCTTCTTCGCACCCGATGACAGCTTCGTGGTGGACGTGAACCAGCTGCACCACAAGAACCCGATCTCGCCGTACCAGGGCAAGGTGTTGGCCGGGAAGGTCCGCCGGACCTTTGTGCGTGGCACCGAGGTTGACTTCAAGACCCCGCAGGGTCAGCTGATCCGTCGCGGCGAGGTCTAG
- a CDS encoding glycerate kinase, producing the protein MLVVVAPDKFKGSLTGAQVAAAIEAGVRTALPEAHTVVVPVADGGEGTLAAAVECGFTRHHATVTGPTGEPVRAAFGIKGQMAVVEMAEASGLDRLPGGTPDPLGATSFGTGELIIAALDAGATQIILGVGGSACTDGGAGMLQGLGVRLLDAQGAENPRGGGPLASLETVDLSGLDSRIASTSFTLAADVENPLTGSNGAAAVFAPQKGADPEQVRELDAALGRWARVLVRELGTKRSNALAASPGAGAAGGVGFAAMAVLGATRRRGIDVVLELTGLEKALSGAVAVFTGEGSLDTQSLEGKTPVGVAQLAAAHGIPVYAICGRNQLSAEQATDAGFTAVRSLLELEDDVARCMSEGGPLVQRAATLLAEEFLATHAAPA; encoded by the coding sequence ATGTTGGTAGTAGTGGCACCGGACAAGTTCAAGGGATCGCTCACCGGGGCGCAGGTTGCCGCCGCCATCGAGGCGGGGGTGCGTACGGCCCTGCCGGAGGCACACACCGTGGTGGTGCCCGTGGCCGACGGCGGGGAGGGGACCCTCGCGGCCGCCGTCGAATGCGGCTTCACTCGACACCATGCCACGGTCACTGGCCCCACCGGGGAGCCGGTGCGCGCCGCGTTCGGGATCAAGGGCCAGATGGCCGTCGTGGAGATGGCCGAGGCCTCGGGCCTGGACCGGCTGCCCGGCGGCACCCCCGACCCCTTGGGGGCGACCAGCTTCGGTACCGGGGAACTGATCATCGCCGCACTGGACGCCGGCGCAACCCAGATCATCCTCGGCGTCGGTGGAAGCGCCTGCACCGACGGCGGGGCCGGCATGCTTCAGGGGCTCGGCGTTCGGCTACTTGATGCCCAGGGTGCGGAAAATCCACGCGGCGGCGGCCCGCTGGCCTCCCTTGAGACGGTGGACCTGTCCGGTCTCGATTCCCGCATCGCCTCGACCTCCTTCACGCTCGCGGCCGATGTGGAGAACCCGCTCACGGGCTCCAACGGCGCCGCCGCGGTCTTCGCCCCGCAAAAGGGCGCAGACCCGGAACAGGTGCGGGAGCTCGATGCGGCGCTGGGCCGTTGGGCTCGGGTGCTGGTCCGCGAACTGGGCACCAAACGCAGCAACGCTCTTGCCGCATCCCCGGGTGCCGGGGCCGCCGGCGGCGTGGGCTTCGCCGCGATGGCCGTGCTGGGAGCCACCCGGCGCCGCGGCATCGACGTGGTGCTGGAGCTGACCGGTCTGGAAAAGGCGCTGTCCGGGGCCGTCGCGGTGTTCACCGGCGAGGGCAGCCTGGACACCCAGTCGCTGGAGGGCAAGACCCCGGTGGGCGTGGCCCAGCTGGCCGCCGCCCACGGCATTCCCGTCTACGCAATTTGTGGGCGCAACCAACTTTCCGCCGAGCAGGCAACCGACGCGGGCTTCACCGCGGTGCGGTCGCTGCTGGAGCTGGAAGACGATGTTGCCCGTTGCATGAGTGAGGGTGGACCACTTGTGCAACGGGCGGCAACCCTCTTGGCCGAAGAATTCCTGGCCACCCACGCGGCCCCCGCGTAA
- the gcl gene encoding glyoxylate carboligase, translating into MTKMRVVDAIVLILEKEGATEAFGLPGAAINPLYSAMQKAGTIRHTLARHVEGASHMADGYSRATGKIGLCLGTSGPAGTDMITGLYAAIADSIPMLCITGQAPTDKLHKEDFQAVDIESIAKPVTKYAVTILEPGQIPGTFAKAFQIMRSARPGPVLLDLPINVQMATIEFDIDAYEPLTPDKPAATRAQAEKVLDLLVASQHPMIIAGGGVINANASHKLVELAELLNIPVSPTLMGWGVIPDDHALQSGMVGIQTHTRYGNVSFLASDFVLGLGNRWANRHTGGLETYRKGRTFVHIDIEGTQIGRVFSPDLGIISDAGAAIDQLLAAARDRKAAGTLPDYSGWADECTARKGTLHRKTNFENMPIKPQRVYQEMNAAFGRDTTYVSTIGLSQIAGAQMLHVYGPRQWINAGQAGPLGWTGPAALGVVRGKPNSTVVALSGDYDFQFMIEELAVGAQFKLPYIHVVVNNSYLGLIRQSQRPFEMDYHVSLGFENINSPETNGYGVDHVKVAEGLGCKAVRVQDPSKLAEGFAEAGRLAAEFQVPVVVEVILERVTNIAMGAELDAVNEFEDLAAAAADAPTALTPLEAHHGIHAGASV; encoded by the coding sequence ATGACAAAGATGCGCGTTGTTGATGCCATTGTCTTGATTCTGGAAAAAGAAGGAGCCACCGAGGCCTTCGGGCTGCCCGGGGCTGCCATCAACCCCCTGTACTCAGCCATGCAGAAGGCCGGAACCATCCGCCACACGCTGGCCCGCCACGTTGAGGGTGCCAGCCACATGGCCGACGGCTACTCGCGTGCCACCGGCAAGATCGGGTTGTGCCTGGGCACCTCCGGTCCGGCCGGCACCGACATGATCACCGGACTGTACGCGGCCATCGCCGATTCCATCCCGATGCTCTGCATCACCGGACAGGCTCCGACCGACAAGCTGCACAAGGAAGACTTCCAGGCCGTGGACATCGAGTCCATCGCCAAGCCCGTCACCAAATATGCGGTGACCATCCTGGAACCGGGCCAAATCCCCGGTACCTTCGCCAAGGCCTTCCAGATCATGCGCTCGGCACGCCCCGGCCCGGTCCTGCTGGATTTGCCGATCAACGTGCAGATGGCGACCATCGAATTCGACATCGACGCCTACGAGCCGCTGACCCCGGACAAGCCCGCGGCAACCCGCGCCCAGGCCGAGAAGGTCCTGGACCTGCTGGTGGCCTCCCAGCACCCGATGATCATTGCCGGAGGAGGGGTCATCAACGCCAACGCCTCGCACAAGCTCGTCGAGCTGGCCGAATTGCTGAATATCCCGGTCTCCCCGACCCTGATGGGCTGGGGCGTCATCCCGGATGACCACGCCCTGCAATCGGGCATGGTCGGCATCCAGACCCACACCCGCTACGGCAACGTCTCCTTCCTGGCCTCCGACTTCGTGCTGGGCCTGGGCAACCGCTGGGCCAACCGCCACACCGGCGGCCTGGAGACCTACCGCAAGGGCCGCACCTTCGTGCACATCGACATCGAGGGCACCCAGATCGGCCGGGTCTTCTCCCCGGATCTGGGCATCATCTCCGACGCCGGTGCGGCGATCGACCAGTTGCTCGCCGCGGCTCGCGACCGCAAGGCCGCCGGCACCCTGCCCGACTACTCGGGGTGGGCCGATGAGTGCACCGCGCGCAAGGGCACGCTGCACCGCAAGACCAACTTCGAGAACATGCCGATCAAGCCGCAGCGCGTCTACCAGGAAATGAACGCCGCCTTCGGCCGCGACACCACCTACGTCTCCACCATTGGCCTGTCCCAGATCGCCGGCGCGCAGATGCTGCACGTCTACGGCCCGCGCCAGTGGATCAACGCCGGCCAGGCCGGCCCGCTGGGCTGGACCGGCCCCGCGGCCCTGGGCGTGGTGCGCGGCAAGCCGAACTCCACCGTCGTCGCGCTCTCCGGCGACTACGACTTCCAGTTCATGATCGAGGAACTGGCGGTCGGCGCGCAGTTCAAGCTGCCCTACATCCACGTGGTCGTGAACAACTCCTACCTGGGCCTGATCCGCCAGTCCCAGCGCCCCTTCGAGATGGATTACCACGTCTCGCTGGGCTTCGAGAACATCAACTCCCCGGAAACCAACGGCTACGGCGTGGACCACGTCAAGGTTGCCGAGGGCCTGGGCTGCAAGGCCGTGCGTGTTCAGGATCCCTCCAAACTGGCCGAGGGCTTCGCCGAGGCCGGCCGCCTGGCCGCGGAATTCCAGGTACCCGTTGTTGTTGAGGTCATTCTCGAGCGTGTGACAAACATCGCCATGGGTGCTGAACTGGACGCAGTGAACGAATTCGAGGACCTGGCCGCCGCGGCGGCCGACGCCCCCACGGCGCTGACCCCGTTGGAAGCGCACCACGGCATCCACGCGGGCGCATCGGTCTAG
- a CDS encoding 2-hydroxy-3-oxopropionate reductase, which produces MSSTQKIAFIGLGIMGLPMAINLAKAGFEVTGYNRSPEKTAELVAAGGKGSGSIPEAVTDADVVITMVPDSADVESVVTGEAGVFAHAKAGALWIDNSSIRPDVAARLSDEARAAGIRPLDAPVSGGEAGAIGGVLSIMVGGEEADFADASEVFNAVGKTIVLVGPSGSGQTVKAANQLIVAANIQALSEAVVFLEAYGVDTDAALMVLGGGLAGSKVLDQKGQKILDRSFEPGFRLALHHKDMGIVTSAAREAGVVLPLGALVAQLVASTVASGDGALDHSGLFRGVQRLSGSADVPAEPVAVN; this is translated from the coding sequence ATGTCGAGCACGCAAAAGATCGCATTCATCGGCCTGGGCATCATGGGCCTTCCGATGGCCATCAACCTCGCCAAGGCAGGCTTCGAGGTCACCGGTTACAACCGCAGTCCGGAAAAGACCGCTGAACTCGTGGCCGCGGGCGGCAAGGGCTCCGGCTCGATCCCCGAGGCAGTCACCGACGCCGACGTCGTCATCACCATGGTTCCGGATTCGGCTGACGTCGAATCCGTGGTCACCGGCGAGGCGGGCGTCTTCGCCCATGCCAAGGCAGGCGCCTTGTGGATCGATAACTCCTCCATCCGTCCGGACGTGGCTGCGCGTCTATCCGATGAGGCCCGTGCCGCGGGCATCCGCCCGCTTGACGCCCCGGTCTCCGGCGGTGAGGCCGGGGCCATCGGCGGTGTCCTCTCCATCATGGTCGGCGGCGAGGAAGCAGACTTCGCTGACGCGTCGGAGGTCTTCAACGCCGTGGGCAAGACCATTGTGCTGGTGGGTCCCTCGGGGTCCGGCCAGACCGTCAAGGCAGCCAACCAGCTGATCGTGGCGGCGAACATCCAGGCGTTGTCCGAGGCCGTGGTATTCCTTGAGGCCTACGGCGTCGACACCGACGCCGCCCTCATGGTTCTGGGCGGCGGGCTCGCCGGCTCCAAGGTCCTGGACCAGAAGGGCCAGAAGATCCTCGACCGGTCCTTCGAGCCCGGTTTCCGCCTGGCCCTCCACCACAAGGACATGGGCATCGTGACCTCCGCTGCCCGCGAGGCAGGAGTCGTGCTTCCACTTGGCGCACTCGTCGCCCAGCTGGTGGCCTCCACCGTGGCCAGCGGCGACGGCGCCCTGGACCACTCCGGACTCTTCCGCGGCGTACAACGCCTCAGCGGATCCGCCGACGTACCGGCCGAACCAGTGGCCGTCAACTAG
- a CDS encoding hydroxypyruvate isomerase family protein, which translates to MTYTVNCSILLTELPLLERAAAAKAAGFDSVEFWWPFATAVPADSEVDAFIASIKNAGVTLEGLNFFAGDMPAGDRGLVSWVGRESEFINNIDVITAIGEATGCKGFNALYGNRQPGIDGQAQDKLAISNLVAAAKSVERIGGTVLLEPISGSATYPLKTSADAFFVLDKVHAAGASNVKLLADFYHLAVNGDDVAQLIVDHAHEFGHVQIADDPGRGAPGTGTLPLGDWITRSRDLGYTGGIALEYKAAHSEAFNWLIRQPA; encoded by the coding sequence ATGACCTACACCGTCAACTGTTCAATCCTGCTCACCGAGCTCCCCCTGCTTGAGCGTGCCGCCGCGGCTAAGGCAGCCGGCTTCGACAGTGTTGAATTCTGGTGGCCATTCGCCACGGCGGTACCCGCCGACTCCGAGGTTGACGCATTCATCGCCTCCATCAAGAACGCCGGCGTCACGCTCGAGGGCCTGAACTTCTTCGCCGGCGACATGCCGGCCGGAGACCGCGGACTGGTTTCCTGGGTCGGACGCGAATCCGAGTTCATCAACAACATCGACGTGATCACCGCCATCGGCGAAGCCACCGGATGCAAGGGCTTCAACGCCCTCTACGGCAACCGCCAGCCGGGGATCGACGGGCAAGCGCAAGACAAACTTGCCATTTCCAACCTGGTCGCAGCCGCCAAGAGCGTCGAACGCATCGGCGGAACGGTACTGCTTGAACCGATCTCGGGTTCCGCGACCTACCCGCTGAAGACCTCCGCCGATGCCTTCTTCGTATTGGACAAGGTCCACGCAGCTGGCGCCTCCAACGTCAAGCTGCTCGCCGACTTCTACCATCTGGCCGTGAACGGCGATGACGTGGCCCAGCTGATCGTGGACCACGCCCACGAATTCGGGCACGTCCAGATCGCCGACGATCCGGGACGCGGCGCACCGGGCACCGGAACCCTGCCGCTGGGCGACTGGATCACCCGCTCCCGCGACCTCGGCTACACCGGAGGCATCGCCCTTGAATACAAGGCGGCACACTCCGAGGCCTTCAACTGGCTCATCCGCCAGCCCGCCTAA
- a CDS encoding NCS1 family nucleobase:cation symporter-1, with protein MTHPDVRIATSESRVPPVVQRELNPHGLSASLYNSDLAPTTKAGRTWSSYSIFTLWANDVHSLGNYAFAIGLFALGLGGWQILLALGFGALLLFGLLNFSGFMGEKTGVPFPVMSRIAFGIRGAQIPALLRGAVAIAWFGIQTYLASVVLVVMILAVAPSAASLNSNSLLGLSTLGWICFVALWALQLVIVSYGMEMIRKYEAFAGPVILVTMGALAVWMFTRAGGSIAWSTGNTKTGLDMWLGILGGGALWVSIYATFVLNFCDFTRSATSKGSIVRGNFWGIPLNMLLFGVIVMVMTGAQFKIDGTIIDSPSDVVAAIPNTFLLLAASAALLILTVAVNLMANFVAPIYALTNLFPKVLNFRRAGIISGVIGLLILPWNLYNSPAVITYFLGGLGALLGPLFGIIMADYWILRRAKINIPDLYRSTPKGTYYFTRGVNFRAILALGISAIAALILAFSPSLGHVSAFAWFIGSALGALVYLAIAKRGQVHQDIDGEAIAVAPTH; from the coding sequence ATGACCCATCCAGATGTGCGCATAGCGACGTCAGAATCCCGCGTCCCGCCAGTGGTCCAGCGCGAACTGAATCCCCATGGACTCAGTGCCTCGCTATACAACAGCGACCTAGCACCCACCACCAAGGCGGGAAGGACCTGGTCCAGCTACAGCATCTTCACGCTCTGGGCCAACGACGTCCACTCCCTTGGAAACTACGCATTTGCGATCGGGCTCTTCGCACTCGGGCTGGGCGGCTGGCAAATCCTGCTGGCTCTGGGCTTCGGCGCACTGTTGCTCTTCGGGCTGTTGAACTTCTCCGGCTTCATGGGCGAAAAGACCGGCGTCCCGTTCCCGGTCATGAGCCGCATTGCCTTCGGCATCCGCGGCGCCCAGATTCCCGCCTTGCTGCGCGGCGCGGTGGCGATCGCTTGGTTCGGCATCCAGACGTACCTGGCCTCCGTCGTGCTGGTGGTCATGATCCTGGCCGTGGCACCGTCCGCCGCGAGCCTGAACTCCAACAGCTTGTTGGGCCTTTCCACGCTCGGCTGGATCTGCTTCGTCGCGCTCTGGGCACTGCAGCTCGTCATCGTCAGCTACGGCATGGAAATGATCCGCAAGTATGAGGCCTTCGCCGGCCCCGTCATTCTGGTCACCATGGGCGCGCTTGCCGTCTGGATGTTCACCCGGGCCGGCGGCTCCATCGCTTGGTCCACCGGCAACACCAAGACCGGGCTCGACATGTGGCTCGGCATCCTTGGCGGCGGCGCCCTATGGGTCTCCATCTACGCCACCTTCGTGCTGAACTTCTGCGACTTCACCCGTAGTGCCACGTCCAAGGGTTCGATCGTGCGCGGCAATTTCTGGGGCATCCCCTTGAACATGCTGCTCTTCGGCGTGATCGTCATGGTCATGACCGGAGCGCAGTTCAAGATCGACGGCACCATCATCGACAGCCCCTCGGACGTCGTGGCAGCCATCCCAAACACCTTCCTGCTGCTGGCCGCCTCGGCCGCACTGCTGATCCTGACCGTCGCGGTGAACCTGATGGCTAACTTCGTGGCCCCGATCTACGCGCTGACCAACCTCTTCCCGAAGGTGCTGAACTTCCGCCGTGCCGGCATCATCTCCGGGGTCATTGGACTGCTGATCCTGCCGTGGAACCTCTACAACTCCCCCGCTGTCATCACCTACTTTCTCGGCGGTCTGGGCGCGCTGCTCGGCCCGCTGTTCGGCATCATCATGGCCGACTACTGGATCCTGCGCCGCGCAAAGATCAACATCCCAGACCTCTACCGCAGCACTCCCAAGGGGACCTACTACTTCACCCGCGGGGTGAACTTCCGTGCCATTCTGGCACTGGGCATCTCGGCGATTGCCGCACTGATACTCGCGTTCTCTCCGTCCCTCGGCCACGTCTCGGCCTTCGCCTGGTTCATCGGTTCTGCCCTCGGCGCCCTCGTCTACCTAGCTATCGCCAAGCGCGGCCAGGTCCACCAAGACATCGACGGCGAGGCCATCGCCGTGGCCCCCACCCACTAA
- a CDS encoding aspartate/glutamate racemase family protein: MRILVLNVNTTASMTRSIGDSARSAASPGTEIIELTPNFGADSCEGNFESYLAAIAVMDKVVNYTEPYDAVIQAGYGEHGREGLQELLDVPVVDITEAAASTAQFLGHKYSVVTTLDRTVPLIEDRLKLAGLSDRCASVRASGLSVLELESDADRAVAAIVEQSRQAVQHDKAEVIVLGCGGMAELETQVAAATGVPIVDGVRAAVTIAESLVRLGLSTSKVRTFATPRPKVITGWPITQTAADLIRG, translated from the coding sequence ATGCGAATTCTGGTCCTCAACGTCAACACCACCGCATCCATGACCCGATCCATCGGCGACTCGGCCCGCTCGGCGGCCTCCCCGGGGACCGAGATCATCGAACTGACGCCCAACTTCGGCGCCGACTCCTGCGAGGGAAACTTTGAAAGCTACCTCGCGGCCATCGCCGTCATGGACAAGGTCGTTAACTACACCGAACCCTATGACGCGGTCATCCAGGCCGGCTACGGCGAACATGGCCGCGAGGGACTCCAGGAACTGCTGGACGTACCGGTCGTGGACATCACCGAGGCGGCGGCCTCCACCGCCCAATTCCTGGGGCACAAGTACTCCGTGGTCACCACGCTGGATAGGACCGTGCCGCTGATCGAGGACCGGCTGAAGTTGGCCGGGCTGTCCGACCGCTGCGCATCGGTGCGCGCCAGTGGGCTGAGCGTGCTTGAGCTGGAATCGGACGCCGACCGCGCGGTGGCAGCCATCGTTGAGCAGTCGCGCCAGGCGGTTCAACACGACAAGGCCGAGGTCATCGTGCTGGGCTGCGGCGGGATGGCGGAACTTGAAACCCAGGTCGCGGCGGCGACCGGGGTACCGATCGTGGACGGAGTGCGGGCAGCCGTCACCATCGCCGAGTCCCTCGTCCGCTTGGGGCTGAGCACCTCCAAGGTGCGCACCTTTGCAACCCCGCGGCCCAAGGTCATCACCGGCTGGCCCATCACCCAGACAGCAGCCGATCTCATCCGCGGCTAA
- a CDS encoding IclR family transcriptional regulator, translated as MSVATSTPTDGYSAAVKSQPPSMAARMTLIMEAFEPFNAKFLLDEITERTNLPRSTTHRILDQLVQFGWVEHTPEGYGMGWRTMKYRTHDSVNSRIRAEAAPLLHDLQIRTGMVVHLAVLDGANIHYLDKLGGRSAVTIPSRVGGSNSAHGTALGKSMLAWMDPEDLDELYKDGLPQTARNTIKDPQVLYAELGRIRRRGGLAYESGESFDGVACVAASVRDRHKPLASISLVGRTQDPLERMAPLVLNAARRVSEALLIRA; from the coding sequence ATGAGTGTTGCTACTAGCACCCCCACCGACGGCTATTCCGCGGCGGTAAAAAGCCAGCCGCCCTCGATGGCGGCTCGGATGACGTTGATAATGGAGGCCTTTGAGCCGTTCAACGCGAAATTCTTGCTCGACGAAATAACCGAGCGGACGAATCTTCCACGTTCGACGACGCACCGTATTCTTGATCAACTTGTCCAGTTTGGCTGGGTGGAACATACGCCAGAGGGATATGGAATGGGTTGGCGGACGATGAAGTATCGCACTCATGACTCGGTCAATAGTCGCATTCGAGCCGAGGCGGCACCGTTACTTCACGATCTGCAAATACGCACCGGAATGGTGGTGCATCTGGCGGTGCTCGACGGAGCGAATATTCACTATTTGGATAAGCTTGGTGGGCGGTCGGCGGTTACCATTCCGTCACGCGTTGGCGGCAGCAATTCGGCTCATGGAACTGCGCTGGGAAAATCAATGCTTGCCTGGATGGACCCCGAAGATTTGGATGAGCTGTATAAGGATGGGTTGCCGCAAACCGCTCGGAATACCATCAAGGACCCGCAGGTGCTCTATGCCGAGCTTGGCCGTATTCGGCGTCGTGGCGGTCTGGCCTACGAATCAGGTGAGAGTTTTGATGGTGTTGCCTGCGTGGCCGCATCTGTTCGTGATCGCCACAAACCGCTGGCCAGTATCTCACTGGTGGGCCGGACGCAGGATCCCCTTGAACGGATGGCTCCGTTGGTTCTTAATGCTGCACGGCGAGTGTCCGAAGCATTGCTGATTCGCGCGTAA
- a CDS encoding fumarylacetoacetate hydrolase family protein, which translates to MTTITEMATANMAGLADMAKRLRDAENNNLAIKPIRDELALGGIDAAYRVQQLNEDYWVTQGRRVVGRKIGLTSKAVQVQMGVDQPDFGVLFADMCLADGESIGLGEVLQPRVEAEVALVLKHDLSNPDTTMNELIAAIDHLLPSIEVVGSRINDWDISILDTIADNASCGRIVTGTVPVLPSALELGAAGMVMEVNGKVASVGSGAACLGHPYRAALWLVRRMAGLGRPVRAGEILMTGALGPMVNFPPGSNALVTIQGLGQVRITHEEK; encoded by the coding sequence ATGACAACGATCACCGAAATGGCAACCGCCAACATGGCGGGTCTTGCCGATATGGCCAAGCGACTACGCGATGCCGAAAACAACAACTTGGCCATTAAGCCAATCCGCGACGAGCTAGCCCTCGGCGGTATCGATGCCGCCTACCGCGTGCAGCAACTCAACGAAGATTACTGGGTCACTCAGGGGCGTCGGGTGGTGGGCCGCAAGATTGGTCTCACATCCAAAGCTGTTCAGGTCCAAATGGGCGTCGACCAGCCCGACTTCGGGGTTTTGTTCGCGGACATGTGTCTAGCCGACGGCGAAAGCATTGGTCTCGGGGAAGTCCTACAGCCACGCGTGGAAGCCGAAGTCGCTCTGGTGCTCAAGCATGATTTGTCTAACCCCGACACCACCATGAATGAGCTCATCGCCGCCATCGATCACTTGCTCCCATCCATCGAAGTAGTTGGGTCGCGAATCAACGACTGGGACATCTCGATCCTTGACACCATCGCCGACAACGCATCATGTGGACGGATCGTCACCGGCACCGTTCCGGTTCTGCCCTCAGCACTGGAGCTGGGCGCGGCAGGAATGGTCATGGAAGTCAACGGGAAAGTAGCGTCCGTTGGCTCGGGAGCCGCATGTCTCGGACATCCATATCGCGCTGCACTCTGGCTTGTGCGACGCATGGCCGGGCTTGGCAGACCCGTTCGCGCCGGGGAGATATTGATGACCGGAGCCTTAGGCCCCATGGTCAACTTCCCCCCGGGCTCAAACGCACTTGTAACCATTCAGGGCCTTGGCCAGGTCCGCATCACGCATGAGGAGAAGTAA